A window from Sphingopyxis alaskensis RB2256 encodes these proteins:
- a CDS encoding DUF6933 domain-containing protein, with amino-acid sequence MVAPRQSDTALGNWYATVMFWKPQVALLVSERTLLPVLMPLAPAATLARRFPTQLALVLKDHGVPSEFIAEEVWQMDKVQYAKTANRSVVGILNEFVKQAEFWLAAYAYEKGDDDDLLAISAKLAETPCSPLYKGPVSPDKALHELVKAGSQA; translated from the coding sequence ATCGTTGCCCCGAGGCAAAGCGACACTGCACTCGGCAATTGGTATGCCACGGTCATGTTCTGGAAACCGCAGGTGGCTTTGCTGGTTTCTGAGCGCACGCTGCTTCCCGTGCTTATGCCGCTGGCCCCGGCGGCCACGCTTGCTCGAAGATTCCCCACACAATTGGCCCTGGTTCTGAAGGACCACGGCGTCCCGAGCGAATTCATCGCTGAGGAAGTCTGGCAGATGGACAAGGTCCAATATGCAAAGACCGCGAACCGGAGCGTCGTGGGCATCCTCAATGAGTTCGTTAAGCAGGCCGAATTCTGGCTGGCTGCCTATGCCTATGAGAAGGGTGATGATGACGACCTCTTGGCGATTTCCGCCAAGTTAGCGGAGACACCATGTAGCCCGCTGTACAAGGGGCCGGTCTCGCCGGACAAAGCCCTTCATGAACTCGTGAAGGCTGGTTCGCAGGCATGA
- a CDS encoding RES family NAD+ phosphorylase, whose product MSETAEIPVSRVEWKGAVRIIRSAFPPIDLFEDIADPADWPLLISAEQKTNPRIMATIGNLDLVPVDRRVGGNGASYLMAPFTHVSTDRPSRFTDGSYGVLYVGDRFETALFETIYHHARFMARTREEPGWTSQFREIIMSVDVDLHDLRTLVGKPDSALDPDSYAASQALARHLRGAGSNGIAYPSIRHPGGECVALFYPDCASNPLQGRHLDYHWDGARVDLVRDAGSGAVFRIVDLPPDPA is encoded by the coding sequence GTGAGCGAAACAGCAGAAATCCCCGTTTCTAGAGTTGAGTGGAAGGGCGCTGTCAGGATCATCCGCAGCGCCTTTCCGCCGATCGACCTGTTCGAGGACATCGCCGATCCCGCGGACTGGCCGCTGCTGATTTCGGCCGAGCAAAAGACCAATCCTCGCATCATGGCGACTATTGGTAACCTCGACCTCGTTCCGGTTGACCGCCGCGTCGGCGGCAATGGTGCCTCCTACCTCATGGCACCATTTACCCACGTTAGCACCGATCGACCGAGCCGCTTTACCGATGGCAGCTACGGCGTGCTCTATGTTGGGGACCGTTTTGAAACCGCACTGTTCGAGACGATTTACCATCACGCCCGCTTCATGGCCCGAACCCGGGAAGAGCCGGGATGGACCTCGCAGTTCCGCGAAATCATCATGTCGGTCGATGTAGACTTACATGATCTCCGAACTCTGGTGGGGAAGCCGGATTCGGCGCTCGATCCTGACAGCTACGCTGCATCTCAAGCGCTCGCGCGGCACCTCAGGGGCGCGGGATCGAACGGGATTGCCTACCCGAGCATCAGGCACCCCGGCGGGGAATGCGTCGCGCTCTTCTACCCGGACTGCGCATCAAATCCGCTCCAGGGGCGGCACCTCGACTATCACTGGGATGGCGCGCGGGTTGATCTGGTCCGTGATGCGGGATCGGGCGCTGTCTTCCGGATTGTCGATTTGCCGCCCGATCCCGCCTGA
- a CDS encoding MbcA/ParS/Xre antitoxin family protein: protein MLALQPVDTAVTAFRPDPITQDEAAAMFRAVLNLFGKWELTDEQAATLLDMPVRSYRRWKAEGPGRISRDARARLSNLMGIHKALRIIFSEATRGYTWIKAANEAFGGASALEVMLGGELTDIMRVRRYLDAERGGW, encoded by the coding sequence ATGCTGGCTCTGCAACCCGTTGATACTGCCGTTACCGCCTTCCGTCCCGATCCGATTACCCAGGATGAGGCAGCTGCCATGTTCCGGGCAGTCCTCAATCTGTTCGGCAAATGGGAACTGACCGACGAGCAGGCGGCAACCCTGCTCGACATGCCGGTTCGATCCTATCGGCGCTGGAAGGCAGAAGGCCCGGGGCGCATCTCGCGTGATGCGCGCGCGCGTCTTTCCAACCTCATGGGGATCCACAAGGCGCTTCGCATCATCTTCTCGGAGGCGACCCGCGGGTACACTTGGATCAAGGCAGCGAATGAAGCGTTTGGCGGAGCCAGTGCGCTCGAAGTGATGCTGGGAGGCGAGCTTACCGACATCATGCGGGTGCGTCGCTACCTCGACGCCGAGCGCGGTGGCTGGTGA